In the Kribbella sp. NBC_00482 genome, one interval contains:
- a CDS encoding MBL fold metallo-hydrolase encodes MSDGQPGPPFEPRLGEFFTPESGVPDDVLRDACQGRSTLTCGYNCLFVSTPDGTAVIDTGLGASFLGYGEYIEPLVGQLDGGMTTAGLSRSNLAAVVFTHLHQDHARGAIWSGELTFPAATAFVHASEVAFWSGSVDLPSAQPHLEAARETIRLFGEKLQPFEYDAEILPGVHTLSAPGHTPGHSAILLQSQGERLLCVGDTFYDPLQLTNPAWATPWDLDAPASITTRRHLLSRAADEHLLIHAYHLPFPGLGHIRRNGPTYTWHPLTKPTNS; translated from the coding sequence GTGAGCGACGGGCAGCCGGGGCCGCCGTTCGAGCCGCGGTTGGGGGAGTTCTTCACGCCTGAGTCCGGCGTACCTGACGACGTACTGCGGGATGCGTGTCAGGGGCGTTCGACGCTGACCTGTGGGTACAACTGTCTCTTCGTGAGTACGCCGGACGGGACGGCGGTGATCGACACGGGGCTGGGGGCGAGCTTCCTCGGGTACGGCGAATACATCGAGCCGCTCGTCGGACAGTTGGACGGCGGCATGACTACTGCCGGACTCTCACGGTCGAACTTGGCTGCGGTCGTGTTCACGCATCTCCACCAGGATCATGCGCGCGGCGCGATCTGGTCGGGGGAGCTGACCTTCCCCGCGGCTACGGCGTTCGTGCATGCGTCGGAGGTCGCGTTCTGGTCCGGCTCCGTCGACCTCCCGTCGGCGCAACCGCACCTCGAGGCGGCTCGGGAAACCATCCGGCTGTTCGGCGAGAAGCTGCAGCCGTTCGAGTACGACGCGGAGATCCTGCCCGGCGTACACACCCTCTCCGCTCCTGGCCACACACCCGGCCACTCCGCCATCCTCCTGCAGTCCCAAGGCGAACGGCTGCTCTGCGTAGGCGACACCTTCTACGATCCGCTCCAACTCACCAACCCAGCCTGGGCCACCCCGTGGGACCTGGACGCGCCCGCCTCCATCACCACCCGCCGCCACCTACTGTCCCGCGCCGCCGACGAACACCTCCTGATCCACGCCTACCACCTCCCGTTCCCCGGCCTCGGCCACATCCGACGCAACGGCCCCACCTACACCTGGCACCCCCTCACCAAACCGACCAACAGCTAG
- a CDS encoding DUF4287 domain-containing protein, producing the protein MSFQAYLDKIEEKTGKTPRALVDEAHQRGYGATDVKSGTILDWLKADYDLGRGHGMALVQVIKNGAQISDKHVGTKGTHSDPSNMLWLDGKATNPALR; encoded by the coding sequence ATGTCGTTCCAGGCGTACTTGGACAAGATCGAGGAAAAGACCGGAAAGACCCCGCGGGCGCTGGTCGACGAGGCTCATCAGCGCGGGTACGGCGCCACCGACGTGAAGTCCGGCACGATCCTCGACTGGCTGAAGGCGGACTACGACCTCGGCCGCGGCCACGGGATGGCGCTGGTACAGGTGATCAAGAACGGCGCGCAGATCAGCGACAAGCACGTCGGCACCAAGGGCACGCACTCGGACCCGAGCAACATGCTCTGGCTGGACGGTAAGGCAACGAACCCGGCGCTACGGTAG
- a CDS encoding TrmH family RNA methyltransferase, giving the protein MDSKKSPRDKWITVYGRKPVLEALHDPSLSVAKVVLADNATGNSMQEILRAAERYGTPVERATASRVKWLAGNGKHDQGVVADVDAPRMTPLEEFVRARGKRPTNVFLLDGVTNPGNVGMILRTATGAGFDGVILPRAGTPHVGPLVIKASAGVAFQAPIVNTSTAKAAVDVLRTAGYHVYGLSARSQDSLFKTELAPRAVYVLGGETNGITVATDSDLQIPLHSGVESLNVAVAAAVVAFEVTNR; this is encoded by the coding sequence GTGGATTCGAAGAAATCGCCCCGCGACAAGTGGATCACCGTCTACGGGCGCAAGCCCGTGCTGGAGGCGCTGCACGACCCGAGCCTGTCGGTGGCGAAGGTCGTGCTCGCCGACAACGCGACCGGCAACTCGATGCAGGAGATCCTCCGGGCGGCGGAGCGGTACGGGACGCCGGTCGAGCGGGCGACCGCCAGCCGGGTGAAGTGGCTGGCCGGAAACGGTAAGCACGACCAGGGCGTGGTCGCGGACGTGGACGCCCCCCGGATGACGCCGCTGGAGGAGTTCGTGCGGGCCCGCGGAAAACGGCCGACCAACGTTTTCCTGCTCGACGGCGTGACCAATCCCGGAAACGTCGGAATGATTCTGCGGACCGCGACCGGTGCCGGGTTCGACGGTGTGATCCTCCCCCGGGCCGGTACGCCGCACGTCGGGCCGCTCGTCATCAAGGCCTCGGCCGGCGTCGCGTTCCAGGCGCCGATCGTGAACACGTCGACGGCGAAGGCGGCGGTCGACGTACTGCGGACCGCCGGGTACCACGTGTACGGGCTGTCGGCGCGTTCGCAGGACTCGCTGTTCAAGACCGAGCTCGCCCCGCGCGCGGTGTACGTGCTCGGCGGCGAGACCAACGGCATCACGGTCGCCACCGACTCCGACCTGCAGATCCCACTGCACTCCGGCGTCGAGTCGCTGAACGTCGCCGTCGCCGCCGCGGTGGTCGCCTTCGAGGTCACCAACCGCTGA
- a CDS encoding DUF998 domain-containing protein, with amino-acid sequence MSTVTLPVARVSTRALLTGGVVAGPLYVAVWLSQAFTRDGFDITRHPASLLSNGGPGWIQTTNFIVSGLLCIGAAIGLRRTMAVRGSSGVRGRVWGPRLLAAYGLGLLLAAAFPADPAAGFPVGTPADYAEISSRGMGHFVAGTIGFSGLIAACFVFGAHFRAVGRRTFARFSVVTGILFFAAFAGLSAGAGSRPTIIAFDLAVILGWTWITAICRDKR; translated from the coding sequence ATGAGTACTGTCACGCTCCCGGTCGCCCGTGTCTCCACCCGCGCGTTGCTGACCGGTGGAGTTGTCGCCGGCCCGCTGTACGTCGCGGTGTGGCTGAGCCAGGCGTTCACCCGCGACGGTTTCGACATCACCCGCCATCCCGCCAGCCTGCTCTCGAACGGCGGGCCGGGGTGGATCCAGACGACCAACTTCATCGTGAGCGGCCTGCTCTGTATCGGGGCCGCGATCGGTCTCCGCCGGACGATGGCGGTGCGCGGTTCCTCCGGCGTGCGCGGGCGGGTGTGGGGCCCACGGCTGCTGGCGGCGTACGGACTCGGCTTGCTACTCGCTGCCGCGTTTCCGGCGGATCCGGCCGCCGGGTTCCCGGTCGGTACGCCGGCCGACTACGCCGAGATCAGCAGTCGGGGCATGGGCCATTTCGTCGCCGGCACCATCGGGTTCTCCGGTCTGATCGCCGCGTGCTTCGTGTTCGGCGCACACTTCCGCGCGGTCGGCCGCCGTACGTTCGCCCGCTTCTCGGTGGTGACCGGCATCCTGTTCTTCGCCGCGTTCGCGGGGCTCAGCGCCGGCGCCGGGAGCCGGCCCACCATCATCGCCTTCGACCTCGCGGTGATCCTCGGCTGGACCTGGATCACCGCGATCTGCCGCGACAAGCGCTAA
- a CDS encoding SecDF P1 head subdomain-containing protein, protein MTQPQGPPPFPPYAPVPPQRSKGPLLIVGGLVLLLVVVIVTGLVLFLNRGDSKPAAHESTPPARTKPSDPKAVEFRRVLTSKPGHCATPSPAGTACDDQGNVYTLGKVELDGSSVSEVKAGFDPARGTSWYVNLNLDPEGTKLFGQLTASIAKQTPPANLLAIVVHGEVAAAPAVQSAITGGQVEISGGYTRDTAEALAKKITG, encoded by the coding sequence ATGACGCAGCCGCAGGGCCCACCACCCTTCCCGCCGTACGCGCCGGTTCCTCCCCAGCGATCGAAAGGTCCGCTGCTCATCGTCGGCGGTCTCGTCCTGCTGCTCGTCGTAGTGATCGTCACCGGCCTCGTCCTGTTCTTGAACCGCGGCGACAGCAAACCGGCTGCGCACGAGTCCACCCCGCCGGCCCGCACCAAACCGTCCGACCCCAAAGCAGTGGAGTTTCGCCGCGTGCTCACCTCGAAGCCCGGCCACTGCGCGACCCCGTCGCCGGCCGGTACGGCGTGTGACGACCAGGGCAACGTCTACACGCTGGGCAAGGTCGAGCTCGACGGCAGCAGCGTGTCCGAGGTGAAGGCCGGCTTCGACCCGGCCAGGGGAACCTCCTGGTACGTGAACCTCAACCTCGACCCGGAGGGCACCAAGCTGTTCGGCCAGCTGACCGCCAGCATCGCCAAGCAGACGCCGCCGGCGAATCTGCTGGCGATCGTCGTCCACGGCGAGGTGGCCGCGGCGCCGGCTGTGCAGTCCGCGATCACCGGCGGCCAGGTCGAGATCTCCGGCGGTTACACCCGCGACACCGCCGAAGCACTCGCCAAGAAGATCACCGGCTAG
- a CDS encoding serine hydrolase domain-containing protein: MSQGWVDEGFGAVADAFAENFSLFPELGAAVSVYVDGRQVVELWDGEAAPGRPWARETVVPVFSCAKGLVSVVVHLLAQEGRLDLDAPIGAYWPEFVAAGKDAITCRMVLGHRAGIPVLDKTLTFDEIAAWTPVIAALEEQAPMWEPGTAYEYHGHVFGFVLGEVVRRITGQLPGAYFRTVIGDPLGLRAWIGLPAAELPALARLEEVEGRPPALDPEHLLMRIVTMNGALEFPGLDVPHGWNDPELLAMELPGAGAVASASGLAGVYAAAITGIDGSPRLLTPETVGDAVREVSAGAGFLGFDAGARWGSGFLLDSPFRPTLGPRSFGNDGAGGQFAFGDDEHGVAFAYTTNRMLGHGDPRATHLITALRTSLH, translated from the coding sequence ATGAGTCAGGGTTGGGTGGACGAGGGGTTCGGGGCAGTCGCGGACGCCTTTGCGGAGAACTTCTCGTTGTTTCCGGAGTTGGGTGCCGCGGTCAGCGTGTACGTCGATGGGCGGCAGGTGGTCGAGCTCTGGGACGGGGAGGCGGCGCCGGGGAGGCCGTGGGCGCGGGAGACCGTCGTACCGGTGTTCTCGTGCGCCAAGGGGCTGGTGAGTGTCGTCGTACACCTGCTGGCGCAGGAAGGGCGGCTCGACCTGGATGCGCCGATCGGTGCGTACTGGCCGGAGTTTGTTGCTGCGGGCAAGGACGCGATCACGTGTCGGATGGTGCTCGGGCATCGGGCGGGGATTCCGGTGCTGGACAAGACGTTGACGTTCGACGAGATCGCGGCGTGGACACCGGTGATCGCCGCGCTTGAAGAGCAGGCGCCGATGTGGGAGCCGGGGACGGCGTACGAGTATCACGGGCACGTGTTCGGATTCGTACTCGGTGAAGTGGTACGGCGGATCACGGGGCAACTGCCCGGGGCGTACTTCCGTACCGTCATCGGCGATCCGCTCGGGCTGCGGGCGTGGATCGGTTTGCCGGCCGCGGAGCTACCGGCGCTCGCGCGGTTGGAGGAGGTCGAGGGGCGGCCGCCGGCGCTGGATCCTGAACATCTGTTGATGCGCATCGTGACTATGAACGGGGCGCTCGAGTTCCCCGGCCTCGACGTACCTCACGGTTGGAACGACCCTGAGCTGCTCGCGATGGAACTACCTGGGGCGGGCGCGGTCGCGTCTGCTAGCGGTCTGGCCGGGGTGTACGCCGCTGCGATCACCGGGATCGACGGCTCGCCGCGGTTGCTGACGCCGGAGACGGTGGGCGATGCGGTGCGCGAGGTCTCTGCCGGCGCGGGGTTCCTGGGGTTTGACGCTGGTGCTCGCTGGGGGTCTGGATTTCTGCTGGACTCCCCTTTCCGGCCGACCCTCGGCCCACGCAGCTTCGGCAACGACGGCGCCGGCGGCCAGTTCGCCTTCGGCGACGACGAGCACGGCGTCGCCTTCGCCTACACCACCAACCGAATGCTCGGCCACGGCGACCCCCGAGCCACCCACCTGATCACAGCCCTCCGCACCAGCCTCCACTAG
- a CDS encoding PQQ-dependent sugar dehydrogenase — MRISALWLRCALSTLCFVLLLPLVTITPAQAAVTPTGFSEQVAFTGLNSPTNVAFSPDGRVFVAEKSGLIKVFDSLDDPTPSVYADLRTEVYNYWDRGLLGLALHPDFPADPRIYVLYTHDGLIGGPTPKWGTPDTDADPCPSPPGPTADGCQASARLSVLNANGAEQVLVEDWCQVYPSHSVGSIEFGPDGFLYAGGGDGGSFNYIDYGQDSFPASDLTPDNPCGDGPAPVGATLTPPTAEGGALRAQDLRTTGDPTGLDGSIIRIDPDTGQAAPNNPLISSADLNARRIVADGLRNPMRFTFRPGTSELWIGDVGYANWEEINRVVVPAKGVTNFGWPCYEGSARHPGYDGANVNICENLYAAGPSAVTSPYYSYKHSEQVAGTCSTGSSSISGLTFYKGGNYPTAYDGALFFSDYSRNCVWAMLPGSDGLPNPANIQLFASGYGTTRLQTGPGGDLFTVDYDNGRILRYVYNGTNNPPTAVIQADPSSGPTPLTVTFDGTASDDADGDPLTYAWDLDGDGVYDDSTAATAQHTYTTTGTVTARLRVSDGTASSTTTTQINVANTAPTASITSPGPATKWKVGDTINFSGTATDPEQGTLPGSALTWSLIMHHCPSDCHTHTITTFTGASGSFTAPDHEYPSYLELKLTARDAQGLTDSKSVRLDPKTVGMTFATTPTGLPVTVIDKSGKSPLGVTTIVGSSVSVATDPVQGVANQLYRFGSWSDGGARDHNLVAPATPATYTAAFAPKRNIARGRPAVASSTYLAGREASKAVDGSMSTAWSSARTDPQWFQVDLGSVQVVNRVMMNWLSTAYAKSYQLQVSGSGRTWKTVSSTVSGDGGTDIVTFTPNYARYVRMVATKRAVAGSYYSFWEFGVYQDTGPATGIGGKCIDVYQASTTDGTPTTLYTCKGAVNQQWTPSMVDGTVRTMGKCLSARGTALNTPAVLWTCDNSPGQRWIPQTNGAFVNAASGLCLDATGGSTANGTKLILNTCNSALNQKWVLP; from the coding sequence GTGAGGATTTCTGCCTTGTGGCTGCGCTGTGCGCTGTCCACGTTGTGCTTCGTACTGCTGCTGCCGCTTGTCACGATCACACCGGCACAGGCTGCAGTCACGCCCACCGGTTTCAGTGAGCAAGTGGCGTTCACCGGGCTGAACAGTCCGACGAACGTCGCGTTCTCACCGGACGGCCGGGTGTTCGTCGCCGAGAAGAGCGGCCTGATCAAGGTCTTCGACTCGCTCGACGATCCGACGCCCAGCGTGTACGCCGACTTGCGGACCGAGGTCTACAACTATTGGGATCGCGGGCTTCTCGGATTGGCGCTGCATCCCGATTTCCCTGCAGATCCACGGATCTACGTGCTGTACACGCACGACGGTCTGATCGGCGGGCCGACGCCGAAGTGGGGTACGCCGGACACCGACGCCGACCCGTGCCCGTCGCCGCCCGGTCCGACCGCTGACGGATGCCAGGCCAGCGCGCGACTCTCGGTGCTCAACGCGAACGGCGCCGAGCAGGTGCTCGTCGAGGACTGGTGCCAGGTGTACCCGAGCCACTCGGTCGGCTCGATCGAGTTCGGCCCGGACGGTTTCCTGTACGCCGGCGGCGGTGACGGCGGGAGCTTCAACTACATCGACTACGGGCAGGACAGCTTCCCCGCGTCCGACCTCACGCCCGACAATCCGTGCGGCGACGGGCCTGCTCCGGTCGGCGCGACGCTCACTCCGCCGACTGCCGAAGGCGGCGCGCTCCGTGCGCAGGACCTACGAACCACAGGCGATCCGACCGGTCTGGACGGCTCGATCATCCGCATCGATCCCGACACCGGACAGGCCGCGCCGAACAACCCGTTGATCAGCAGCGCCGACCTGAACGCGCGCCGGATCGTCGCGGACGGTCTGCGCAACCCGATGCGGTTCACGTTCCGGCCGGGGACGAGCGAGCTGTGGATCGGTGACGTCGGGTACGCGAACTGGGAAGAGATCAACCGCGTCGTCGTACCGGCCAAGGGCGTCACCAACTTCGGCTGGCCGTGCTACGAAGGTTCGGCCCGCCATCCCGGGTACGACGGCGCGAACGTCAATATCTGCGAGAACCTCTACGCGGCAGGCCCGTCCGCGGTCACATCGCCGTACTACTCCTATAAACACAGCGAACAGGTCGCCGGGACGTGCTCCACCGGCAGTTCGTCCATCTCCGGGCTCACGTTCTACAAGGGCGGCAACTACCCGACGGCGTACGACGGCGCGCTGTTCTTCAGCGACTACAGCCGCAACTGCGTGTGGGCGATGCTGCCGGGGAGCGACGGCCTTCCGAATCCGGCGAACATCCAGCTCTTCGCCTCCGGGTACGGCACCACTCGCCTGCAGACGGGTCCCGGCGGCGACCTCTTCACGGTCGACTACGACAACGGCCGGATCCTCCGCTACGTCTACAACGGCACGAACAATCCGCCGACCGCGGTGATCCAGGCCGACCCGTCGAGCGGGCCGACGCCGTTGACGGTGACGTTCGACGGGACCGCGTCCGACGACGCCGACGGCGATCCGCTCACGTACGCGTGGGACCTCGACGGCGACGGGGTGTACGACGACTCGACGGCTGCGACGGCACAGCACACGTACACGACCACGGGCACGGTGACCGCGCGATTGCGGGTGTCCGACGGTACGGCGAGTAGTACGACGACCACACAGATCAATGTCGCGAACACCGCACCGACCGCCTCGATCACGTCTCCTGGTCCGGCGACGAAGTGGAAGGTTGGCGACACCATCAACTTCTCGGGTACGGCGACCGACCCGGAGCAGGGCACGTTGCCGGGGTCCGCGTTGACGTGGTCGCTGATCATGCATCACTGTCCAAGTGATTGCCACACGCACACGATCACGACGTTCACCGGGGCGAGCGGTTCGTTCACGGCGCCGGATCACGAGTATCCGTCGTACCTCGAACTGAAACTGACGGCGCGGGACGCTCAGGGGCTGACGGACTCGAAGAGCGTGCGGCTCGATCCCAAGACGGTCGGGATGACCTTCGCGACCACACCGACCGGACTGCCGGTGACGGTGATCGACAAGAGCGGCAAGAGTCCGCTCGGGGTCACAACCATCGTTGGGTCGAGCGTTTCGGTGGCGACGGATCCTGTGCAGGGTGTGGCGAACCAGCTCTACCGGTTCGGGTCGTGGTCCGACGGTGGGGCGCGTGACCACAACCTGGTTGCCCCGGCGACACCGGCGACGTACACGGCCGCCTTCGCTCCGAAGCGGAACATTGCCCGCGGTCGGCCCGCTGTTGCCTCCAGCACCTATCTTGCGGGGCGTGAGGCGTCGAAGGCCGTTGACGGTTCGATGAGTACGGCGTGGTCCAGTGCGCGCACGGATCCGCAGTGGTTCCAGGTTGATCTGGGGTCCGTCCAGGTGGTCAACCGGGTGATGATGAACTGGTTGTCGACGGCGTACGCGAAGTCGTACCAGCTCCAGGTGTCCGGGAGCGGGCGTACGTGGAAGACCGTTTCTTCGACCGTGAGCGGGGACGGCGGGACGGACATCGTCACGTTCACACCAAACTACGCGCGGTACGTCCGGATGGTCGCGACAAAGCGAGCCGTTGCCGGGAGCTACTACTCGTTCTGGGAGTTCGGGGTGTACCAGGACACCGGGCCGGCCACTGGAATCGGAGGCAAGTGCATCGACGTCTACCAGGCCTCGACCACGGACGGTACGCCGACCACGCTCTACACCTGCAAGGGTGCGGTCAACCAGCAGTGGACACCCTCCATGGTGGACGGCACCGTGCGCACGATGGGCAAGTGCCTGTCCGCGCGCGGCACCGCTCTCAACACCCCCGCGGTGTTGTGGACCTGCGACAACTCCCCCGGCCAACGATGGATCCCTCAAACGAACGGGGCCTTCGTCAACGCCGCCTCGGGACTCTGTCTCGACGCTACCGGCGGCTCGACCGCCAACGGGACAAAACTGATCCTCAACACGTGCAACAGCGCCCTCAACCAGAAGTGGGTCCTGCCGTAA
- a CDS encoding GIY-YIG nuclease family protein, which translates to MIRSVRELPAGPGVYRFRDDAGKVLYIGRARNLRRRVQSYWVNLGDRPHLQRMVRRIARVEGVWCDSEHEAAWLERNLLEHSKPRWNRVEGGAEVVGYIRLVDGSKPGLRFEHTVSGAGPHFGPYLGGLRIRQAISGVHRVLPLQYTVAGDGSAEEFGRLFGIGPADRDALARTAVAVLLKEPAAVEALRSELVRRRDRAAGELRYEFAAKVQGEIEALEWISSEQKVAWLEPRDADVYGWSDGVLVRFELRGGRMCTWSQRAVGEATARARVAATPELWRPFAQRNAELAVRLLKVTS; encoded by the coding sequence ATGATCCGCAGTGTTCGGGAGCTGCCGGCCGGTCCGGGGGTGTACCGCTTCCGTGATGATGCCGGGAAGGTTTTGTATATCGGCCGGGCCCGCAATCTGCGGCGGCGCGTGCAGTCGTACTGGGTGAATCTCGGCGACCGGCCGCACCTGCAGCGGATGGTACGGCGGATCGCCCGGGTGGAAGGTGTTTGGTGCGATTCCGAACACGAAGCGGCATGGCTCGAACGCAATCTGCTCGAACACTCCAAGCCGCGCTGGAACCGGGTCGAGGGCGGCGCGGAGGTCGTCGGCTACATCCGGCTCGTCGACGGATCCAAGCCCGGCTTGCGTTTCGAGCACACGGTCAGCGGTGCCGGTCCGCATTTCGGGCCGTACCTAGGTGGGTTGCGGATCCGGCAGGCGATCTCGGGTGTGCATCGGGTGCTGCCGTTGCAGTACACCGTGGCGGGCGACGGTTCGGCGGAGGAGTTCGGTCGGCTGTTCGGGATCGGGCCGGCGGATCGAGACGCGTTGGCGCGGACAGCGGTCGCCGTACTTCTTAAGGAACCGGCGGCGGTCGAGGCGTTGCGGAGCGAGCTGGTACGACGACGTGACCGGGCTGCGGGTGAGTTGCGGTACGAGTTCGCGGCGAAGGTGCAGGGGGAGATCGAGGCGCTCGAGTGGATCAGTTCTGAGCAGAAGGTTGCGTGGTTGGAGCCGCGGGACGCGGACGTGTACGGGTGGTCGGACGGCGTACTCGTGCGATTCGAGCTGCGAGGCGGGCGGATGTGCACCTGGTCGCAGCGCGCGGTCGGCGAGGCGACGGCGCGGGCTCGGGTCGCGGCGACGCCGGAGTTGTGGAGGCCGTTCGCCCAGCGCAACGCCGAACTCGCCGTGCGCCTGCTCAAGGTGACTTCGTGA
- a CDS encoding esterase-like activity of phytase family protein, translating to MARRMWVVAASAVGAASLVVGSVQVAAADERGPRVVGTATLPDVALGKFSNGLIRGSVDDDRKVELGGIGSDIFPAGKSGEFWTVTDRGPNGQIKVDGTNRRTFPVPGFDPAIVKVKVSGKKLKVIDAIPITTRHGKPVTGLSNQDSRDELPYTYDASTRLPLNPNGLDTEGIVRAYDGTFWLVDEYSPSLVHVSSRGQVLARYVPKGLNLTHADYPVIESLPAIFLTRKINRGFEGLAQLPGGDLVLALQSPLSNPSKKVGEASLNTRLVRFSPRAGKVTAEYVYRFDPVGVVDPGEDDTSELKISSIVAAGPETLLVEERTDNAARLQRVVLGPSADILGSKWDDAATTPSYEASTDVPALAKTLFLDLNTVKGAPKKIEGVALLPHNTLVVINDNDFGMTDGPEAFDADGNLVDSGIETTLVTIRLR from the coding sequence ATGGCTCGGCGTATGTGGGTGGTTGCGGCTTCTGCTGTGGGGGCTGCTTCGTTGGTGGTCGGTTCGGTGCAGGTCGCGGCTGCGGATGAGCGCGGGCCGCGGGTGGTTGGTACGGCGACGTTGCCGGACGTGGCGCTCGGGAAGTTCTCCAACGGGCTGATCCGTGGGTCGGTGGACGACGACCGGAAGGTCGAGCTCGGTGGGATCGGGAGCGACATCTTTCCGGCCGGGAAGAGCGGCGAGTTCTGGACCGTCACGGACCGCGGGCCGAACGGGCAGATCAAGGTCGACGGCACGAACCGCCGGACGTTCCCGGTGCCGGGGTTCGACCCGGCGATCGTGAAGGTGAAGGTGTCCGGCAAGAAGCTGAAGGTGATCGACGCGATCCCGATCACGACCCGCCACGGCAAGCCGGTGACGGGACTCTCGAACCAGGACAGCCGCGACGAACTCCCCTACACGTACGACGCCTCGACGCGTCTCCCCCTCAACCCGAACGGTCTCGACACCGAGGGCATCGTCCGGGCGTACGACGGAACGTTCTGGCTCGTCGACGAGTACAGCCCCTCGCTGGTGCACGTCTCGAGCCGAGGCCAGGTGCTCGCGCGGTACGTCCCGAAGGGCCTGAACCTCACCCACGCCGACTACCCGGTGATCGAGTCGCTGCCGGCGATCTTCCTGACCCGCAAGATCAACCGCGGCTTCGAGGGCCTCGCGCAACTGCCCGGCGGCGACCTGGTGCTCGCGCTGCAGAGCCCGCTGTCGAACCCGAGCAAGAAGGTCGGCGAAGCCTCGCTGAATACGCGACTCGTGAGGTTCTCGCCGCGGGCCGGGAAGGTGACGGCGGAGTACGTGTACCGGTTCGACCCGGTCGGCGTGGTCGACCCGGGCGAGGACGACACGAGTGAGCTGAAGATCTCGTCGATCGTTGCTGCAGGCCCCGAAACGCTGCTGGTCGAGGAGCGGACCGACAACGCCGCGCGGTTGCAGCGCGTCGTACTGGGGCCGTCCGCCGACATTCTCGGCTCCAAGTGGGACGACGCGGCAACCACACCGTCGTACGAGGCATCGACCGACGTACCGGCGCTCGCGAAAACGCTCTTCCTCGACCTGAACACGGTCAAGGGCGCACCGAAGAAGATCGAGGGTGTTGCGCTGCTGCCGCACAACACCCTCGTCGTGATCAACGACAACGACTTCGGAATGACCGACGGACCGGAAGCGTTCGATGCCGACGGCAACCTGGTCGACAGCGGCATCGAAACCACCCTGGTGACGATCCGCCTTCGTTAG